Part of the Bacillus sp. N1-1 genome, GCACAAGATCCGGTTTCAGCGAAATGATTTTTTCTACGTTAAATTCCATGCCGCCGATTTTCTCAATATCAGCCGTTTCTTCTGGGTAGTTCGCGAAATCTGAAACGCCGACAACTTCTTCTCCAGCGCCAAGGTCAAATAGAATTTCAGTGTTACTTGGAATGAGGGAGACGATTTTCTCAGGATCGTTCTCGATCGTAACTTCCTTATCGAGGGCATCGGTGATGGTTACTGGGAAAGCGCTATCTTTTGTTGATTCAGCTTGTTCAGTTGATGCATTTCCTTCGTTCGCTGCACTATTTTCCTCGTTTGCACCGCATCCTGCAATGATTCCTGTCACGAGAAAAAGTAAGATGAGTAGTGAATAAAGCTTTTTCATGTGTGTTTCTCCTCCTGTACAATGATGTCTCTAAACAAAAAAATCCCCACGCCGGAGGGCATGAAGATGGTCGAATGGAAGTAATGGTTTAGCCAAAGGCTACACCTGAATCCGTTCGCACATCCCTATCCTCGTAGGCTGTTCGCGCTTGATTCAGGCAGGTCTCCTGGCTCATGGTTATCGCGCGCTGCTCCTTCCCATTCGTTGTGCGAACAGTGGATTCTGCAGCAAGCGACCATTTACAGTGGCGGGACCGCGCTGGAATTGCACCAGCTTCCCTTTTAAGTCTTCATTGAAAAGACACCTGAATCGATCACTATGAAATTTCGTAACAGGTTTATTATACATGATTGCGGGAGTGGGGGGAACTGTTGTCTTTTTGTGGGGTCAAACCCCTCTCTGACCCCTTCGCTTTCATTCACACCGATCCACCTTATTCGTTAAGGCTTCAAAGAAATTCTCAGACTTACAAAAGCAAAAAAAGCGTCCCTCACTGAAGGACACTTTTGCTGCTTTTGTCTTTTGGTGGGGTCAGGCACGAGCCTGACCCCCACCCCCTTCCACCGCTCACCCTCACACATTCTCTTGCTTCAACGTATCAACGATATTATTCTTCTCTAATTTTTTAATGGAGTAGAACATTGCGGAACCTACGATGATGAAGATGGCAATGATCACAAAGAGCAGGCTCATCCACGGCAATGTGAACCCATAGACGAACGTACTTCTAAATGACAAATACATCAGGAACATGATGGCAATGCTGATTGGAATCCCATAGAGGATTGCCTTCATGCCATAGAAGATGCTTTCGTAGTTCATCATTTTGTTAAATCCTTTCGGTGTCATCCCAACGGACTTAAGCATAGCGAATTCTCGCTTGCGAAGAGAGATACTTGTCGAGATGGTATTGAAAATATTTGCGATGGAGATAAGTGAAATTAACGATATAAATCCGTACGTGAAGACCGACATAAAGAGAATCATCTGCTTGTCGCGCTGTCTATTTTGGACAACATTATAGACATTCAGATTGGTTCCTTTCTCCCCTTCAATCGCTTCTTGCGTCGCCATAGGATCTGAGCTGTTCATATACAGATAGGTTTGCACGTCTTCTTGAACGTCTTTATCGATTAACTGATTCATGGTTTCCTTAGAAACAATGACATCAACTCCACCAATACCAGCTGTATTCACTCCCATTGGCACCTCATCCGTTAACGCACCGACCTTGACCTTACTCATGACCTTTTCTTCTTCTGTTTCATAATTCATTGTATGAAGGTCAATGCTTTCCCCCACTTCGGTGTTAAGGGCATTTGTTTCCTTAAATTGACCTGTCTCTGGATCCATATAAGAGATGGTCTCAATGATGATCCCAGTTGGCTTCTCCGAGTCTTTGAATTCCTCTCCATCAATACCTACTTTTTTTGCATAGTCCTGAAAACTTTGCTCATCCAATCCATGTAGAACCATGTAATAGGGGTATTTGCCATCTTTAAGAATGCTCTTATCCTGCTTAACATTTTCTTCCAAGGCTTCCGGGATAGCGTCACGATCCACATATGTGTTTACGTTCAGCTCTTTAATCATACTAGACTTTGTTACATTCTTAAGCCTTGTATAAGGTTCAAGATCCCCTTCATCCGCACCGCTTCCCCATACTTGAATATCAAAATTAATGTTTTGCTGAGAGAGCTCAACGGATTTTTCTAAATTCGACGTAAAGTAGGAAACAGATAGAAACAGAATAATGCTAATCACAAGTGAAAAAACGGTCACCTGATACCTTCTTTTATTCCGCTTTAAATTCTTCAAGCCGATCTCAGCTTCGATCCCAAATAATTTTCGAATCAGTTTGGAGGTCTTCACTGTTTTGCCAGATAGCTTGATATCCTGCGTTTGTCGGATGGCATCAATTGCTGAGATCTTTGATGCTTTGCGTGCTGGCATATAGGATGAAATAAAGATCGTGATGATTGAAATCCCGCAGGCGACGAGAATACTTAGAGGCGTTACGACAACCTGGAGCTTTTCTGTACCCCCAAGGGCCCCTTCAATAAAGGAATTAATGAACATGAAAGTAGCCGCTATTCCAGCAAATCCAGCAAGAATGCCGATCGGAATACTGATCAGGCCAATAATCGCACCTTCAAAAAAGACCGATGTTTGCTTCTGTCGTTTCGTCGCTCCAACGCTCGCCAGCATTCCTAAATGTCTAGAACGTTCCGAAACGCTGATCGCAAATGCATTGTAAATCAACGCAACTGAACCGATAATGATGACGCTCATAATAATTCCGGTTAACAGTAGCATTGTTGTTAACAGGTTATCGTTATCGGTCACGCCATAGTAGCGAAGCAGTTCATCGTTGAACGTAACCTTTTCAATATTGTTTTGTTTCGCCAGCGTTTCTGAATGCTCATACAGAGCTCGTTTCACTTTGTCCAACACGACAACGGCATCAACGGTGTCCTTGCTATTCATAAGGCTTTGATCGACATAGCTAATCGCCGTATAACCGGGCGCCCACGCGGGTTCCCATGTTGGACGTTTGATTGTTCCTACAATCGTATACGTTCTCGTGTTCTGATTTTCTAATGACTCACTAGCGCCCTCCACATCTTTTTGCAAAGGATCGTTTTGAGAAAAAGGGCGTTCAACACCTTCCATCATGCGTTCGCCAACGTTCAGTGTGATTTGATCGCCTATCCCGTGTTTCACCTTTGCATTCCCCGCAACTTCTTCAGACAACAC contains:
- a CDS encoding ABC transporter permease, with product MNIVNKLTVRHLKENKRRTLVTIIGVIISVAMVMAVATLGVSFMDLLQRQSIATDGEWHVQYESVDSDQIEAIESDESTKTLVLANDVGYAKLDEAKNESKPYLFIKEYNEQGFKNFPIEISEGRLPQEDNEIVLSEEVAGNAKVKHGIGDQITLNVGERMMEGVERPFSQNDPLQKDVEGASESLENQNTRTYTIVGTIKRPTWEPAWAPGYTAISYVDQSLMNSKDTVDAVVVLDKVKRALYEHSETLAKQNNIEKVTFNDELLRYYGVTDNDNLLTTMLLLTGIIMSVIIIGSVALIYNAFAISVSERSRHLGMLASVGATKRQKQTSVFFEGAIIGLISIPIGILAGFAGIAATFMFINSFIEGALGGTEKLQVVVTPLSILVACGISIITIFISSYMPARKASKISAIDAIRQTQDIKLSGKTVKTSKLIRKLFGIEAEIGLKNLKRNKRRYQVTVFSLVISIILFLSVSYFTSNLEKSVELSQQNINFDIQVWGSGADEGDLEPYTRLKNVTKSSMIKELNVNTYVDRDAIPEALEENVKQDKSILKDGKYPYYMVLHGLDEQSFQDYAKKVGIDGEEFKDSEKPTGIIIETISYMDPETGQFKETNALNTEVGESIDLHTMNYETEEEKVMSKVKVGALTDEVPMGVNTAGIGGVDVIVSKETMNQLIDKDVQEDVQTYLYMNSSDPMATQEAIEGEKGTNLNVYNVVQNRQRDKQMILFMSVFTYGFISLISLISIANIFNTISTSISLRKREFAMLKSVGMTPKGFNKMMNYESIFYGMKAILYGIPISIAIMFLMYLSFRSTFVYGFTLPWMSLLFVIIAIFIIVGSAMFYSIKKLEKNNIVDTLKQENV